Proteins found in one Streptomyces sp. NBC_00461 genomic segment:
- a CDS encoding TetR/AcrR family transcriptional regulator → MERSSATSGGTTRREATRQKLYEAAVTLIAEQGFSATTVDEIAERAGVAKGTVYYNFASKSVLFEELLRHGVGLLTASLREAAERTARDGGSKVDALDAMIRAGLVFIDRYPAFTQLYVAEMWRTNRAWQSTLMVVRQQAVAVVEDVLREGVANGEFSDEIDVSLTASALVGMVLVAALDWQSFQPERSLDDVHAALSRLLQGRVSGQR, encoded by the coding sequence ATGGAACGCAGCAGCGCCACGTCGGGCGGCACCACCCGCCGCGAGGCCACCCGACAGAAGCTCTACGAGGCGGCCGTCACGCTCATCGCCGAGCAGGGTTTCTCCGCCACCACGGTGGACGAGATCGCCGAGCGTGCCGGGGTCGCGAAGGGCACGGTCTACTACAACTTCGCGAGCAAGTCCGTCCTCTTCGAGGAGCTGCTGCGGCACGGCGTCGGGCTCCTCACGGCCTCCCTGAGGGAGGCGGCCGAGCGGACGGCCAGGGACGGCGGCAGCAAGGTGGACGCCCTGGACGCGATGATCCGGGCCGGTCTCGTCTTCATCGACCGCTATCCGGCCTTCACCCAGCTGTACGTGGCCGAGATGTGGCGCACCAACAGGGCCTGGCAGTCCACGCTGATGGTGGTCCGTCAGCAGGCGGTCGCGGTCGTCGAGGACGTGCTGCGCGAGGGTGTGGCGAACGGCGAGTTCAGCGACGAGATCGACGTGTCACTGACCGCGTCGGCGCTGGTCGGCATGGTCCTGGTGGCCGCCCTGGACTGGCAGTCCTTCCAACCGGAGCGCTCCCTGGACGATGTCCACGCGGCGCTGTCCCGGCTGCTCCAGGGGCGCGTGAGCGGGCAGCGCTGA